One segment of Mugil cephalus isolate CIBA_MC_2020 chromosome 14, CIBA_Mcephalus_1.1, whole genome shotgun sequence DNA contains the following:
- the limd1b gene encoding LIM domain-containing protein 1 isoform X2 has translation MEPSYSTTLYFGSCTRCSKAVHGGAGRGCRAMGCLYHNTCFTCSVCDKNLSGKTFYILSGLIYCEEDFLRVSSLRVFLQVLQARGKPYHPSCFRCVVCRRSLEGQPFAVDSDSRVYCVSDFHRVQAHRCAACKMPILPTEGSAEAIRVVSLNRNYHVECYNGEVNLT, from the exons ATGGAGCCCAGCTACAGCACCACTCTTTACTTCG gaaGTTGTACAAGATGCAGCAAAGCGGTGCACGGTGGTGCGGGCAGAGGCTGCCGGGCGATGGGATGTTTATACCACAACACATGCTTCACCTGCAGCGTCTGCG ATAAAAATCTGAGCGGAAAGACGTTTTACATATTGTCTGGACTAATCTACTGTGAGGAAGACTTTTTG CGTGTGAGCTCGCTGCGTGTGTTTCTTCAGGTCCTGCAGGCTCGTGGGAAGCCTTACCACCCGTCCTGCTTTCGCTGTGTCGTCTGCAGACGGAGTCTGGAGGGTCAGCCTTTCGCCGTAGACTCAGACTCCAGGGTTTACTGCGTCAGCGACTTCCACAG GGTCCAGGCCCACCGCTGTGCCGCCTGCAAGATGCCCATTCTGCCAACTGAA GGGTCTGCAGAAGCTATTCGAGTGGTATCACTGAACAGAAATTACCATGTAGAGTGCTACAACGGGGAGGTCAACCTCACTTAA
- the limd1b gene encoding LIM domain-containing protein 1 isoform X1, with protein sequence MEPSYSTTLYFGSCTRCSKAVHGGAGRGCRAMGCLYHNTCFTCSVCDKNLSGKTFYILSGLIYCEEDFLFCGAHPSPEVCDICGHLITDLVLQARGKPYHPSCFRCVVCRRSLEGQPFAVDSDSRVYCVSDFHRVQAHRCAACKMPILPTEGSAEAIRVVSLNRNYHVECYNGEVNLT encoded by the exons ATGGAGCCCAGCTACAGCACCACTCTTTACTTCG gaaGTTGTACAAGATGCAGCAAAGCGGTGCACGGTGGTGCGGGCAGAGGCTGCCGGGCGATGGGATGTTTATACCACAACACATGCTTCACCTGCAGCGTCTGCG ATAAAAATCTGAGCGGAAAGACGTTTTACATATTGTCTGGACTAATCTACTGTGAGGAAGACTTTTTG TTCTGTGGAGCTCATCCGTCCCCAGAAGTGTGTGACATCTGCGGGCATTTAATCACAGACTTG GTCCTGCAGGCTCGTGGGAAGCCTTACCACCCGTCCTGCTTTCGCTGTGTCGTCTGCAGACGGAGTCTGGAGGGTCAGCCTTTCGCCGTAGACTCAGACTCCAGGGTTTACTGCGTCAGCGACTTCCACAG GGTCCAGGCCCACCGCTGTGCCGCCTGCAAGATGCCCATTCTGCCAACTGAA GGGTCTGCAGAAGCTATTCGAGTGGTATCACTGAACAGAAATTACCATGTAGAGTGCTACAACGGGGAGGTCAACCTCACTTAA
- the nrm gene encoding nurim: MASLTVRGCALCTVSLLNVAFVFISGADFVRFLSFRAIYHNITGETTLCEDSVPWSVALRDSSVLSSLAVDLGLLALFTTQHSLLAWSPVKEALQTVLGPLNRTAYCFTTALALQVLMRCWQPVTGAPCLWSVRHVPWSIWFPLLCFTLHFLCWAIIFSIFMIFDYPELLGIKQVYYECLGLGDPLSHKSPHAQRLLSHLRHPVCLELGVVLWLLPALTLDRLLLAGTLSTYLALAHSLDKQDLAYLCVQLNSKVQLLAEPHRGSGDTAADNHKEK, encoded by the exons ATGGCGTCACTCACTGTACGTGGCTGCGCTCTCTGCACCGTGTCCCTGCTAAACGTTGCGTTTGTTTTCATATCCGGTGCAGACTTCGTCCGGTTTCTGTCGTTTCGGGCCATTTACCATAACATAACCGGGGAGACGACACTGTGTGAAG ACTCCGTACCATGGTCCGTAGCCTTACGGGACAGCTCCGTCCTCAGCTCTCTTGCTGTGGATCTGGGGCTGCTGGCCCTCTTCACCACGCAGCACAGTCTCCTCGCCTGGTCGCCTGTCAAAGAGGCCCTCCAGACAGTGCTGGGCCCCCTGAATAGGACGGCGTACTGCTTCACTACAGCATTAGCCCTCCAG GTCTTGATGCGCTGCTGGCAGCCGGTGACTGGCGCCCCCTGCCTGTGGTCGGTGCGTCATGTGCCCTGGAGTATCTGGttccctctgctctgcttcACGCTGCACTTCCTCTGCTGGGCCATCATCTTCAGCATCTTCATGATCTTCGATTACCCAGAACTGCTGGGCATAAAGCAG GTGTATTACGAGTGTCTGGGTTTAGGAGACCCCTTGTCTCACAAGTCTCCCCACGCCCAGCGGCTCCTGTCTCACCTCCGCCACCCAGTGTGTCTGGAGCTGGGCGTCGTGCTGTGGCTCCTGCCGGCCTTAACCCTGGACAGGCTCCTGCTGGCGGGGACTCTGTCGACCTACCTGGCCCTGGCGCACTCTCTGGACAAACAGGATTTAGCGTACCTCTGTGTGCAGCTTAACAGCAAGGTGCAGCTCCTGGCCGAGCCACACCGAGGCAGCGGAGACACCGCGGCTGACAACCATAAGGAGAAGTGA
- the ppp1r18 gene encoding uncharacterized protein ppp1r18 isoform X2, translating into MSVSSLPEWKQLLLEKKRREEEERERREKEEEEKLASMPAWKRGIIQRRKAKQEGFGDREKDRDVSLLQVDSRSPSDCLSDTDSSVTVNLGSEPSLSPDPGQWVDAEPKLVSQVSVETIVPVHENPFIRTQSAWRKGRDAEMGNEPEVKEREKDKSSPWSQDGDLGRGRDIELKIERFRDLSQGRERENSRENIEKDKSQWKECKDAGREQECIKVRKDTEEKEAHPPPASFSPVVPCLRTIRADNIIIIEQDRKGSDERKARWREAERERPEEDNQVKRGMKMDLREILAGGGSVTEIRASEVLIIKPSTDPEERSAAGKEKEDGERRSSSDVKRELRTDMSWLREKEVSKEKERPWGQATVINKDQRKDSLDDNVFVDRGGRVSKLLSKFGEHCKAPSRSKSSDNVLQAAMRKYSGDEDEQQSEERRADGKYLLLKGAPKRSFSFSDRVICAKENGLEDNGYYERKTRERIHSDKSLAPWEDVARLGRDTPSKIKLGCARLLDKDRFSRHKKTEDDKEGFVQRSEHRSEVKKAEPVDKRAAEKVGDVDGDKGFTVASVKNTEGISFARRVPIRQDGRARADKEVKTVTGERSLQRELSVEKDLEVGGQTEEEFKSTVQPEAGYVVAASAELSSSCHVDETFYRRDSAFTDCSSLLCTVTDRAAHRGSEWSGAVPRGPYLTHSGLSQTTEDLISKIEKVGDTTVYSNERGERVYEVAQELTKSIKPEVQTQSDHDIIPRSPRRIPPIGVPAGPLEIQIPRSVFYVAEEVGERKAAEGQDWEGGQGVERRDSWRVGKPLSRVESLREKIRQRELERLRQREAQGDDGRESPEVSDTQTAVDRYEDTRTEIEEEWETAAHMRKRLAEAERQEDATAAAAEQTSVAAFDVTQEVDVLKTCPQLPVSGPQSPVESRGEEVISGYAAAASEVISDSFQISEDEDDPLKHEEELRRHNNRHESSEEEEQEEEEEEEEEEKELSVEEVEESAVPLESGQSLSPSPTHPNSLAAMSRIYNLETVGSRTGMCLRDRTVDISSSVHLVRVKPLKSNSQQGDSKPSAGDDIRGVQTIQRQIEQFQLKEQEALKSCTSSEAALKDGDTKEKQSPRRVFKHHLKQDVKTQEKDQGTPEQSPKASPVRVCSPASKKQTITVGPSLLRNQSPDISLKPTDCAPTPASSPCSPSPAPSPSISPSSTPSPTLFSIRSASGGQVKRGATITITPRKPVATGGTVGSTAGPTTGSTAGPTTGSTAGSTTGSTAGSTVRTTVAGPTQTTLTVSESVKKKYPTVEEIEVIGGYQNLEKSCLVKNRVTPKKTKVCFDEEQLEQVCEYPSENFMLAFNPNPHDVGRMERPQGEEGAAEEGEVAKTSVLHKGVMATETAKGPRIKVDESCPR; encoded by the exons atgtctgtctcctctctgccGGAATGGAAGCAACTCCTtctggagaaaaagaggagagaggaggaggagcgggagaggagagaaaaagaggaagaggagaagttAGCCAGCATGCCCGCCTGGAAGCGAGGGATCATCCAGCGGAGAAAGGCGAAGCAGGAGGGCTTCGGTGACAGGGAGAAGGATAGAGacgtgtctctgctgcaggtggatTCCAGATCTCCCTCTGATTGTCTAAGTGACACAGACAGCTCTGTAACTGTTAATCTGGGGAGCGAGCCATCGCTCAGCCCAGATCCAGGGCAATGGGTGGATGCTGAACCCAAATTAGTGAGTCAGGTGTCTGTAGAAACGATTGTCCCCGTACACGAAAACCCATTTATCCGTACGCAGAGTGCATGGAGGAAAGGGAGGGATGCAGAAATGGGGAACGAACCAGAGGTTAAGGAAAGGGAGAAGGACAAATCGAGCCCCTGGAGTCAAGATGGGGATTTGGGGAGAGGACGAGATATTGAGCTGAAAATAGAGAGGTTCAGGGATTTGAGtcaaggaagagaaagagagaatagTAGGGAGAACattgaaaaagataaaagtcaATGGAAAGAGTGTAAGGACGCAGGCAGGGAGCAGGAATGTATTAAAGTGAGAAAAGACACGGAGGAAAAAGAAGCCCACCCGCCGCCTGCTTCTTTTTCCCCCGTCGTCCCTTGTCTCCGGACCATCCGAGctgacaacatcatcatcatcgaaCAGGACAGGAAAGGCAGCGACGAGAGGAAGGCAAGATGGAGGGAGGCGGAGAGGGAGAGGCCTGAAGAGGACAACCAGGTGAAGAGAGGGATGAAGATGGACCTGAGGGAGATCCTCGCCGGAGGTGGGAGCGTCACCGAGATCCGGGCCTCTGAAGTTCTGATCATAAAGCCCTCGACTGACCCCGAAGAGAGAAGTGCAGCggggaaagagaaggaggacggagagaggaggagcagctcgGACGTGAAGAGGGAGCTGAGAACAGACATGTCCTGGCTGAGGGAAAAAGAGGTCAgtaaggagaaagagagaccgTGGGGTCAGGCCACAGTTATCAATAAAGACCAGAGGAAGGACAGCTTGGACGATAATGTGTTTGTcgacagaggagggagggtcAGCAAGCTGCTGAGTAAATTCGGAGAGCACTGCAAGGCTCCCTCGCGGTCTAAAAGCTCTGACAATGTCCTCCAGGCGGCGATGAGAAAATATTcaggagatgaagatgaacaacagtctgaggagaggagggcagACGGAAAGTACTTGCTGCTGAAAGGTGCACCGAAGCGCTCGTTTAGCTTCTCTGATAGAGTCATCTGTGCTAAGGAGAATGGGTTGGAAGATAACGGGTATTATGAGAGGAAAACGCGAGAGAGGATACATTCAGACAAGAGTTTGGCACCGTGGGAGGACGTGGCAAGGCTAGGGAGGGACACCCCATCGAAGATCAAACTGGGGTGCGCACGACTTTTGGATAAAGATCGTTTTTCAAGGCATAAAAAAACTGAGGATGATAAGGAGGGGTTTGTGCAGCGGAGTGAACACAGGAGCGAAGTCAAGAAAGCGGAGCCTGTTGACAAGAGAGCTGCAGAGAAGGTGGGCGATGTAGATGGAGACAAGGGGTTCACAGTGGCCTCGGTCAAAAACACAGAGGGAATATCGTTTGCTAGAAGAGTCCCAATCAGACAAGATGGGAGAGCAAGAGCTGACAAGGAGGTGAAGACAGTGACAGGTGAGAGGAGTTTGCAGAGGGAGCTGAGCGTGGAGAAGGATTTGGAGGTAGGAGGGCAGACTGAAGAAGAATTCAAAAGCACAGTCCAACCAGAAGCTGGTTATGTTGTTGCTGCCTCTGCAGAGCTTTCCAGCTCCTGTCATGTTGATGAAACTTTCTACAGGCGTGATTCAGCTTTCACCGACTGCTCCAGTCTACTCTGTACAGTCACAGACAGGGCCGCCCATAGAGGATCCGAATGGAGTGGCGCAGTCCCACGAGGACCTTACCTGACACACTCAGGTCTGTCCCAAACCACGGAGGATCTCATAAGCAAAATAGAGAAAGTTGGAGACACAACAGTTTATAGCAacgagagaggagagagagttTACGAGGTTGCTCAGGAATTGACCAAAAGTATCAAACCGGAGGTGCAAACACAGAGTGATCATGATATAATTCCCAGGTCTCCAAGAAGGATACCGCCCATTGGGGTTCCTGCAGGCCCGCTCGAGATTCAAATCCCCAGATCCGTGTTTTATGTTGCTGAGGAAGTGGGGGAGAGAAAAGCGGCTGAAGGGCAAGATTGGGAAGGAGGGCAAGGGGTCGAGAGGAGGGATAGCTGGAGGGTCGGGAAACCCTTGAGCCGCGTCGAGTCCCTGAGAGAGAAAATCAGACAGAGAGAGCTGGAGAggctcagacagagagaggcacaGGGTGACGATGGACGCGAGTCTCCAGAGGTCAGTGACACTCAGACGGCTGTGGACAGGTACGAGGACACGAGAACTGAAATAGAGGAGGAGTGGGAAACTGCAGCTCATATGCGGAAGAGGCTGGCCgaagcagagagacaggaagacgcaacagcagcagcggcagagcAGACATCCGTGGCTGCCTTTGACGTCACACAGGAAGTCGATGTGTTGAAAACCTGCCCTCAGCTTCCTGTTTCTGGTCCACAGTCACCAGTCGAGAGCAGGGGAGAGGAAGTGATAAGTGGGTATGCCGCCGCTGCCTCCGAAGTTATCTCCGATAGCTTCCAAATATCCGAGGATGAAGACGACCCCCtgaaacatgaagaagagctGAGGCGCCACAACAATCGACACGAGagctcagaagaagaagaacaggaggaggaggaggaggaggaagaagaagagaaggagctctctgtggaggaggtagaggaatCCGCAGTGCCTCTCGAGTCTGGGCAATCTCTCTCCCCTTCGCCAACTCATCCCAACTCCCTCGCAGCCATGAGTCGGATCTACAACCTGGAAACGGTGGGTTCGAGAACAGGCATGTGTTTGAGGGACAGGACAGTCGACATCTCGTCATCCGTACACCTTGTGAGGGTAAAGCCACTCAAATCAAACTCACAGCAAGGGGACAGCAAACCATCGGCAGGTGACGACATCCGCGGGGTTCAGACGATACAGAGGCAGATAGAGCAGTTTCAGCTGAAAGAGCAGGAAGCGCTGAAGTCATGTACTTCATCAGAAGCTGCTCTGAAGGATGGCGACACAAAGGAGAAACAAAGTCCCAGACGAGTGTTCAAGCACCATCTAAAGCAGGACGTCAAGACCCAGGAGAAAGACCAAGGAACACCAGAGCAGAGTCCTAAAGCGTCTCCGGTTCGGGTTTGTTCTCCAGcatctaaaaaacaaactatcACCGTCGGCCCGTCACTTCTCAGGAACCAGTCCCCGGACATTTCTCTGAAACCTACAGACTGCGCCCCGACTCCGGCCTCTTCCCCCTGCTCACcatctcctgctccttctccgaGCATCTCTCCATCTTCAACCCCATCTCCGACGCTCTTCTCCATCAGGAGCGCCTCTGGGGGCCAAGTGAAGAGAGGcgccaccatcaccatcaccccCAGAAAGCCAGTCGCGACAGGAGGAACTGTGGGGTCCACGGCTGGGCCTACAACCGGGTCCACAGCAGGGCCCACAACTGGGTCCACAGCTGGGTCCACAACTGGGTCCACAGCCGGGTCCACGGTGCGGACCACCGTAGCAGGCCCAACCCAGACAACCCTCACTGTATCTGAGTCAGTGAAGAAAAAGTACCCAACAGTGGAGGAAATTGAGGTGATTGGTGGATATCAGAATCTGGAAAAGTCCTGTCTGGTCAAGAATAGAGTGACACCGAAAAAG ACTAAGGTTTGTTTCGACgaggagcagctggagcaggtGTGCGAGTACCCGTCAGAGAACTTCATGCTGGCGTTCAACCCCAACCCTCATGACGTGGGGAGGATGGAGAGGCcgcagggagaggagggggcggcggaggagggggaggtagCGAAGACGAGTGTCCTGCACAAGGGCGTAATGGCCACGGAGACTGCAAAGGGGCCGCGTATAAAAGTGG ATGAGTCTTGCCCTCGATAG
- the ppp1r18 gene encoding uncharacterized protein ppp1r18 isoform X1 produces MSVSSLPEWKQLLLEKKRREEEERERREKEEEEKLASMPAWKRGIIQRRKAKQEGFGDREKDRDVSLLQVDSRSPSDCLSDTDSSVTVNLGSEPSLSPDPGQWVDAEPKLVSQVSVETIVPVHENPFIRTQSAWRKGRDAEMGNEPEVKEREKDKSSPWSQDGDLGRGRDIELKIERFRDLSQGRERENSRENIEKDKSQWKECKDAGREQECIKVRKDTEEKEAHPPPASFSPVVPCLRTIRADNIIIIEQDRKGSDERKARWREAERERPEEDNQVKRGMKMDLREILAGGGSVTEIRASEVLIIKPSTDPEERSAAGKEKEDGERRSSSDVKRELRTDMSWLREKEVSKEKERPWGQATVINKDQRKDSLDDNVFVDRGGRVSKLLSKFGEHCKAPSRSKSSDNVLQAAMRKYSGDEDEQQSEERRADGKYLLLKGAPKRSFSFSDRVICAKENGLEDNGYYERKTRERIHSDKSLAPWEDVARLGRDTPSKIKLGCARLLDKDRFSRHKKTEDDKEGFVQRSEHRSEVKKAEPVDKRAAEKVGDVDGDKGFTVASVKNTEGISFARRVPIRQDGRARADKEVKTVTGERSLQRELSVEKDLEVGGQTEEEFKSTVQPEAGYVVAASAELSSSCHVDETFYRRDSAFTDCSSLLCTVTDRAAHRGSEWSGAVPRGPYLTHSGLSQTTEDLISKIEKVGDTTVYSNERGERVYEVAQELTKSIKPEVQTQSDHDIIPRSPRRIPPIGVPAGPLEIQIPRSVFYVAEEVGERKAAEGQDWEGGQGVERRDSWRVGKPLSRVESLREKIRQRELERLRQREAQGDDGRESPEVSDTQTAVDRYEDTRTEIEEEWETAAHMRKRLAEAERQEDATAAAAEQTSVAAFDVTQEVDVLKTCPQLPVSGPQSPVESRGEEVISGYAAAASEVISDSFQISEDEDDPLKHEEELRRHNNRHESSEEEEQEEEEEEEEEEKELSVEEVEESAVPLESGQSLSPSPTHPNSLAAMSRIYNLETVGSRTGMCLRDRTVDISSSVHLVRVKPLKSNSQQGDSKPSAGDDIRGVQTIQRQIEQFQLKEQEALKSCTSSEAALKDGDTKEKQSPRRVFKHHLKQDVKTQEKDQGTPEQSPKASPVRVCSPASKKQTITVGPSLLRNQSPDISLKPTDCAPTPASSPCSPSPAPSPSISPSSTPSPTLFSIRSASGGQVKRGATITITPRKPVATGGTVGSTAGPTTGSTAGPTTGSTAGSTTGSTAGSTVRTTVAGPTQTTLTVSESVKKKYPTVEEIEVIGGYQNLEKSCLVKNRVTPKKTKVCFDEEQLEQVCEYPSENFMLAFNPNPHDVGRMERPQGEEGAAEEGEVAKTSVLHKGVMATETAKGPRIKMSLALDRSQSPSPKLPM; encoded by the exons atgtctgtctcctctctgccGGAATGGAAGCAACTCCTtctggagaaaaagaggagagaggaggaggagcgggagaggagagaaaaagaggaagaggagaagttAGCCAGCATGCCCGCCTGGAAGCGAGGGATCATCCAGCGGAGAAAGGCGAAGCAGGAGGGCTTCGGTGACAGGGAGAAGGATAGAGacgtgtctctgctgcaggtggatTCCAGATCTCCCTCTGATTGTCTAAGTGACACAGACAGCTCTGTAACTGTTAATCTGGGGAGCGAGCCATCGCTCAGCCCAGATCCAGGGCAATGGGTGGATGCTGAACCCAAATTAGTGAGTCAGGTGTCTGTAGAAACGATTGTCCCCGTACACGAAAACCCATTTATCCGTACGCAGAGTGCATGGAGGAAAGGGAGGGATGCAGAAATGGGGAACGAACCAGAGGTTAAGGAAAGGGAGAAGGACAAATCGAGCCCCTGGAGTCAAGATGGGGATTTGGGGAGAGGACGAGATATTGAGCTGAAAATAGAGAGGTTCAGGGATTTGAGtcaaggaagagaaagagagaatagTAGGGAGAACattgaaaaagataaaagtcaATGGAAAGAGTGTAAGGACGCAGGCAGGGAGCAGGAATGTATTAAAGTGAGAAAAGACACGGAGGAAAAAGAAGCCCACCCGCCGCCTGCTTCTTTTTCCCCCGTCGTCCCTTGTCTCCGGACCATCCGAGctgacaacatcatcatcatcgaaCAGGACAGGAAAGGCAGCGACGAGAGGAAGGCAAGATGGAGGGAGGCGGAGAGGGAGAGGCCTGAAGAGGACAACCAGGTGAAGAGAGGGATGAAGATGGACCTGAGGGAGATCCTCGCCGGAGGTGGGAGCGTCACCGAGATCCGGGCCTCTGAAGTTCTGATCATAAAGCCCTCGACTGACCCCGAAGAGAGAAGTGCAGCggggaaagagaaggaggacggagagaggaggagcagctcgGACGTGAAGAGGGAGCTGAGAACAGACATGTCCTGGCTGAGGGAAAAAGAGGTCAgtaaggagaaagagagaccgTGGGGTCAGGCCACAGTTATCAATAAAGACCAGAGGAAGGACAGCTTGGACGATAATGTGTTTGTcgacagaggagggagggtcAGCAAGCTGCTGAGTAAATTCGGAGAGCACTGCAAGGCTCCCTCGCGGTCTAAAAGCTCTGACAATGTCCTCCAGGCGGCGATGAGAAAATATTcaggagatgaagatgaacaacagtctgaggagaggagggcagACGGAAAGTACTTGCTGCTGAAAGGTGCACCGAAGCGCTCGTTTAGCTTCTCTGATAGAGTCATCTGTGCTAAGGAGAATGGGTTGGAAGATAACGGGTATTATGAGAGGAAAACGCGAGAGAGGATACATTCAGACAAGAGTTTGGCACCGTGGGAGGACGTGGCAAGGCTAGGGAGGGACACCCCATCGAAGATCAAACTGGGGTGCGCACGACTTTTGGATAAAGATCGTTTTTCAAGGCATAAAAAAACTGAGGATGATAAGGAGGGGTTTGTGCAGCGGAGTGAACACAGGAGCGAAGTCAAGAAAGCGGAGCCTGTTGACAAGAGAGCTGCAGAGAAGGTGGGCGATGTAGATGGAGACAAGGGGTTCACAGTGGCCTCGGTCAAAAACACAGAGGGAATATCGTTTGCTAGAAGAGTCCCAATCAGACAAGATGGGAGAGCAAGAGCTGACAAGGAGGTGAAGACAGTGACAGGTGAGAGGAGTTTGCAGAGGGAGCTGAGCGTGGAGAAGGATTTGGAGGTAGGAGGGCAGACTGAAGAAGAATTCAAAAGCACAGTCCAACCAGAAGCTGGTTATGTTGTTGCTGCCTCTGCAGAGCTTTCCAGCTCCTGTCATGTTGATGAAACTTTCTACAGGCGTGATTCAGCTTTCACCGACTGCTCCAGTCTACTCTGTACAGTCACAGACAGGGCCGCCCATAGAGGATCCGAATGGAGTGGCGCAGTCCCACGAGGACCTTACCTGACACACTCAGGTCTGTCCCAAACCACGGAGGATCTCATAAGCAAAATAGAGAAAGTTGGAGACACAACAGTTTATAGCAacgagagaggagagagagttTACGAGGTTGCTCAGGAATTGACCAAAAGTATCAAACCGGAGGTGCAAACACAGAGTGATCATGATATAATTCCCAGGTCTCCAAGAAGGATACCGCCCATTGGGGTTCCTGCAGGCCCGCTCGAGATTCAAATCCCCAGATCCGTGTTTTATGTTGCTGAGGAAGTGGGGGAGAGAAAAGCGGCTGAAGGGCAAGATTGGGAAGGAGGGCAAGGGGTCGAGAGGAGGGATAGCTGGAGGGTCGGGAAACCCTTGAGCCGCGTCGAGTCCCTGAGAGAGAAAATCAGACAGAGAGAGCTGGAGAggctcagacagagagaggcacaGGGTGACGATGGACGCGAGTCTCCAGAGGTCAGTGACACTCAGACGGCTGTGGACAGGTACGAGGACACGAGAACTGAAATAGAGGAGGAGTGGGAAACTGCAGCTCATATGCGGAAGAGGCTGGCCgaagcagagagacaggaagacgcaacagcagcagcggcagagcAGACATCCGTGGCTGCCTTTGACGTCACACAGGAAGTCGATGTGTTGAAAACCTGCCCTCAGCTTCCTGTTTCTGGTCCACAGTCACCAGTCGAGAGCAGGGGAGAGGAAGTGATAAGTGGGTATGCCGCCGCTGCCTCCGAAGTTATCTCCGATAGCTTCCAAATATCCGAGGATGAAGACGACCCCCtgaaacatgaagaagagctGAGGCGCCACAACAATCGACACGAGagctcagaagaagaagaacaggaggaggaggaggaggaggaagaagaagagaaggagctctctgtggaggaggtagaggaatCCGCAGTGCCTCTCGAGTCTGGGCAATCTCTCTCCCCTTCGCCAACTCATCCCAACTCCCTCGCAGCCATGAGTCGGATCTACAACCTGGAAACGGTGGGTTCGAGAACAGGCATGTGTTTGAGGGACAGGACAGTCGACATCTCGTCATCCGTACACCTTGTGAGGGTAAAGCCACTCAAATCAAACTCACAGCAAGGGGACAGCAAACCATCGGCAGGTGACGACATCCGCGGGGTTCAGACGATACAGAGGCAGATAGAGCAGTTTCAGCTGAAAGAGCAGGAAGCGCTGAAGTCATGTACTTCATCAGAAGCTGCTCTGAAGGATGGCGACACAAAGGAGAAACAAAGTCCCAGACGAGTGTTCAAGCACCATCTAAAGCAGGACGTCAAGACCCAGGAGAAAGACCAAGGAACACCAGAGCAGAGTCCTAAAGCGTCTCCGGTTCGGGTTTGTTCTCCAGcatctaaaaaacaaactatcACCGTCGGCCCGTCACTTCTCAGGAACCAGTCCCCGGACATTTCTCTGAAACCTACAGACTGCGCCCCGACTCCGGCCTCTTCCCCCTGCTCACcatctcctgctccttctccgaGCATCTCTCCATCTTCAACCCCATCTCCGACGCTCTTCTCCATCAGGAGCGCCTCTGGGGGCCAAGTGAAGAGAGGcgccaccatcaccatcaccccCAGAAAGCCAGTCGCGACAGGAGGAACTGTGGGGTCCACGGCTGGGCCTACAACCGGGTCCACAGCAGGGCCCACAACTGGGTCCACAGCTGGGTCCACAACTGGGTCCACAGCCGGGTCCACGGTGCGGACCACCGTAGCAGGCCCAACCCAGACAACCCTCACTGTATCTGAGTCAGTGAAGAAAAAGTACCCAACAGTGGAGGAAATTGAGGTGATTGGTGGATATCAGAATCTGGAAAAGTCCTGTCTGGTCAAGAATAGAGTGACACCGAAAAAG ACTAAGGTTTGTTTCGACgaggagcagctggagcaggtGTGCGAGTACCCGTCAGAGAACTTCATGCTGGCGTTCAACCCCAACCCTCATGACGTGGGGAGGATGGAGAGGCcgcagggagaggagggggcggcggaggagggggaggtagCGAAGACGAGTGTCCTGCACAAGGGCGTAATGGCCACGGAGACTGCAAAGGGGCCGCGTATAAAA ATGAGTCTTGCCCTCGATAGAAGCCAGTCACCTTCGCCAAAATTGCCCATGTGA